The Flaviramulus sp. BrNp1-15 genome includes the window TCTTCGGCAACTTCTGGGGGTGTTACAGTGTCATTTTTTCCCCAAATAATACAAGTTGGCACATGCATATGAGGTAAATCTTTTGCCATATTATGTCTAATCGCGCTCTTAGCAATAGCTAATGTTTTTATGAGTTTATGACGGTCGTTAACCGTTTCGTATACTTCGTCAACAATTTCTTTGGTTGCAACAGCAGGATCGTAAAATACTTCCTGTGCCTTCTTTTTAATTACTTCGTAATCGCTACGTTTTGTGTATCCTCCTCCCATAGCACTTTCGTAAAGTCCAGAACTTCCTGTAATAATTAATGCTTTTACCGTTTCAGGGAACAATTTTGTGTGGTATAAACCTATATGACCACCTAACGAATTTCCTAACAAAATAACTTCATTATAGCCTTTAAATATTATAAAATCGTGTAAGTATTTAGAGAAGCTTTTTACATTGGTTTTTAGTAAAGACATGGAGTAAATTGGTAACTCTGGTATAATAATTTTGTACCCTTTTTTACTAAAATAATCCGATACTTCACTAAAGTTACTTAAGCCTCCCATAAGACCATGTAAGACGATAATTGGTGTGCCTTCACCTACTTCAATGTAACTGTAATTTCCTTCTTTTTTTAATCTATGCGCCATTAATTAGTTAGTCATTGCGTTAAAAACAAATATAGTTATTTCATTCATATTTCAATCATTTTAATGAATTGAAAAATACTCTTAAAAAGAATGATTCAAAATTGAGCATTCATTTAAAATAAGTTGCGAAAATAATGATTTTAAAATAAGATGTTAACAATATAAATATTCGTTAGCCTTTTGGTTTAATCTGTTGGTTTTAAGTAATGACACTTGATTAAGCGTTTAAAAATGCATTATAAACCGTATTTAATCGAAAATTTATTAACAAAGTGGTACAAAGTGGTAATATGTGGTAAATTTTTCAATATATTTGAAACTTAAAGATTTAATTTTTCGAAAACCGCTTTGGACTTAATAACAGGCACATACGATTGTAAAGTTGATGCAAAAGGCAGATTAATGATGCCTGCTGCAATCAAAAAACAACTGTCTTCAGTTTTGCAAGATGGGTTTGTGTTGCGTCGTTCGGTGTTTCAAAAATGTTTAGAGTTGTATCCAATGGGTGAGTGGCAAATACTCATGCAGAAAATGAACAAGCTTAATAAGTTCAAGAAAAAGAACAACGATTTTATTAGAAGATTTACAGCGGGAGCTAAAATGGTTGAGGTTGATGTGAATGGACGTTTGTTAGTGCCTAAGGATTTAACGGTTTTTGCAAATATTTCAAAAAATATAGTGGTGGCCTCTGCTATAAATATCATTGAAATCTGGGATAAAGATTTATACGAACAAGCTATTGATGATGCAGCTGTTGATTTTGCTGATTTAGCTGAAGAAGTAATGGGACAAGATGATGATGACCATGGAATATCATAACCCTGTACTTTTAAAAGAAACCGTTGATGGGTTAAATATTAATCCGGATGGGGTTTATGTGGATGTCACTTTTGGTGGTGGTGGTCACAGTAAAGAAATATTAAAACGTCTTAGTGATAGAGGAAAGTTGTTTGCTTTCGATCAAGATTTAGATGCTCTTGAAAATGCTATTGATGATTCTAGATTTACTTTAATAAATGAAAATTTCAGGCATATAAGACGGTTTTTGCGTTTTTATGGTGTTAAAGAAGTGGATGGGGTTTTGGCAGATTTTGGTGTGTCTTCACATCAATTTGATGTGGCAGAACGTGGTTTTTCAACACGTTTTGAAGCTGATTTAGATATGCGGATGAATCAGGAAAGTGAATTATCGGCATTTCATGTGGTAAATGAATATAGTGAAGAGCGGTTAAAACAAGTGTTTTCGGAATATGGAGAGCTACGCGCTGCACCAGCTATGGCAAGATTAATTTTAGAGCATAGAGAAAAAGAGCCAATTGTAACAAGTGAGCAATTAAAGGGTGTGTTAAAAAAGTTTTTACCACCAAGGCATGAAAATAAAGTGTTGGCTCAAATATATCAAGCTATTAGAATTGAAGTTAATCAAGAGTTAGAAGCGTTAAAAGAATTTTTGCAACAAACACCAGAAATCTTAAAAAAAGGAGGTCGGTTAAGTGTTATTTCTTATCACTCTCTTGAAGATAGATTGGTAAAACGATTTATAAGAAATGGCATGTTTGAAGGAGAACCGGAACGCGATATGTTTGGAAACTTTGAGGTGCCTTTAAAAAAAGTAAATGGTTTAATCGTGCCAACAGCACAGGAGATAAAAAGTAATAGTAGGGCTAGAAGTGCGAAGCTTAGAATTGCGGAGAAATTATAAATGAAAAAAAGCATATACAACATATTAAAAGGTACTTTTTTAGTTAGCGATGATTCTTTTAAAAACTGGAGATTCATCCTTGTTATTTCTGGTCTGGCTATAATTATGATAGCGAGTTCACACAGTGCAGATAAAAAAGTATATGAAATTGCACGATTAAAAAATGAAGTAAAAGAAATGCGATCTGCCTTTGTTGATGGGCGGTCAAAACTCATGAAGCTTAAAATGGAGTCGCATGTAGTTAGTGTAATGAAAGAAAAGGGCTTGTCGCCTTCGGTGATTCCACCAAAAAAAATAAAAGTAAAAACCCAAAACTGATAATTAACTCTTGGCAGTAAGCGAGAAAAACATATTAAACCGATTGTACTTTATTGCAGGATGTATGTTCATCTTCGGAGTGGCTGTGGTATTTAAATTGCTAAGTATTCAGTTTATACAAGGTGATAAATACAGAGCGCTTGCTACAGAACGTGTTGTTAAAGATGTAGTGATACCTGCAAATAGAGGAAATGTGTATTCTGTAAATGGTAATTTGTTAGCAACTTCAATTCCAAAATATGATATTAGAATTGATGCCTTAACGCCTTCGCTTTACACTTTTGAAAAATATCTGAAGCCATTATGCGATTCGCTTTCAAAATATTCGGGTAAATCTTCAGCAAAACTTGAAAAAGACTTAAGACGAGCAAGAGCTAATAAAAATAGATATTATCTGTTAGCTAGAAATATTGGCTATTCAGATTACATACGATTACGAAATTTTCCTTTACTGGAACTTGGTGCATTTAAAGGCGGTTTAATTGTAGAGCAAACTACAAAACGTGAACACCCAATGGGTGGAATTGCACAAAGAACCATTGGTTATGAGCGTTGGGATGAAGAAGGTAATGTTACAAGACCGGGTATTGATGGCGCTTTTGGGGTGAAATATTTACGTGGTGTTGATGGAAAACGTAAAAAACAGCAAATAGGAAAAGGGCAGTGGAAACCATTAAGTGATGCTAATGAAGTTGAACCGCAAGATGGATACGATGTTTATACAACTATAGATGTTAATATACAAGATATTGCACATCATGCTTTATTGGAGCAACTTGAAAAATATAAAGCAGACCACGGTTGTGTGGTAGTAATGGAAACTAAAACTGGTGAAATTCGTGCGATTTCAAATTTAGGAAGAAATAAAAATGGTCATTATTACGAACGACTAAATTATGCAGTTGGAGAAAGTCATGAGTCAGGTTCTACGTTTAAACTAATGGCTTTGGCTGCTGCTTTTGAAGATAAGTTGGTAGATACAAGTGATGTGGTAGATACTGAAAAAGGCATTGTAAGATATTATGGTAAATCAGTTCGCGACTCAAAGCATGGTGGATATGGTAAAATATCCATATCTGAGGCTTTTGAAGTTTCATCTAACACGGGTATTGTAAAAGCAATTGATAAGGCTTACAAAAAACAGCCAGAAAAGTTTGTAGATAGGTTGTACAAAATGAATCTTAATCAAGATTTAAATCTTCCAATTATAGGTGAACCAAAACCAATTATTCCAGATCCTAGAATTAAAAATGGACGTTGGAGTGGTATTGCATTGCAATGGATGGCTTATGGTTACGGGGTTTCATTTACACCTTTGCAAACACTAGCGTTTTATAACGCGGTGGCGAATGATGGTGTTATGGTAAAGCCTAGGTTTTTAAGAGAGGTTAAAGAATTTGATAGAGTAGTAGAGCCTTTTAAAGAAGAGGTTATTAATAAACAAATATGCTCTAAAGAAACTATTTTAAAGTTGCAACAACTTCTTAAAAACGTAGTTGAAAAAGAACATGGAACAGGGCATAGGTTGTATTCTGATAACTTCTCAATGGCAGGAAAAACAGGAACCTGTCAAAAAGATTATAAGGATAAAGAGAAATTAAATTATATCTCATCGTTCGCAGGGTATTTTCCAGCAGATAATCCTAAATATTCATGCATTGTGGTTATACACGAGCCAGATAAAAGTGTTGGGTATTATGGTGCAGATGTTTCGGGACCTGTGTTTAAAAAAGTAGCTCAAAAAATATTTATAGACACACCTATTGTAGATGAAGTTGAAACGCTTGATGTTAAAATAGCTTCTGTAGAAAATGAATATGAAGGTTTTTACAAAACCGCTCAAACGTATAAAACCATTATGCCAAATCTAGTGGGTATGCCAGCAATGGATGCTGTGGTGCTTCTAGAAAATATGCAGATAGATGTTAGGGTAAAATTAGAAGGTAATGGTGTTGTAAAAGCGCAATCTGTTGATAAGAATACAGAATTAAAGAATAATCAAACCGTAGTACTAACCGCTTCATGATAGTATTAAAAGACATATTGTATAAGGTAACTATCAACGCGGTTGTTGGAAGTACTAATATAGATGTGATTGCTGTACATTTTGATTCTCGTAAAATCAAAAGTGGCGATTTATTTGTGGCTATTAAAGGTCTTGTTGCAGACGGACATAAGTTTATAGATACGGCTATAAAAAATGGAGCAAAAAGTATTGTTTGTGAGGTGTTGCCAAATCATCTTGCAGAAGGTATTACTTATGTAGAGGTTGATAATTCTAGTAAAGCCTTAGCTATTATAGCTTCAAATTATTACGATAATCCATCAGAAAATTTAAGACTGGTTGGTGTTACAGGTACAAACGGAAAAACAACTGTAGCTAGTTTACTGTATCAGTTATTTAAAAAAGCAGGATATAAAGTGGGGTTATTGTCTACCGTAAAAATTATGGTTGATAATACAGAATATAAGGCAACACATACTACGCCAGATTCATTAACTATTAATACCTATCTAAATGAAATGAATGCGGCTGGAGTTGAGTTTTGTTTTATGGAAGTAAGCTCCCACGGTATTCATCAATATAGAACCGAAGGTTTGCATTTTGAAGGTGGTATATTCACAAACCTCTCGCATGATCATTTAGATTATCATAATTCATTTGCAGAATATAGAGATGTAAAAAAGAAGTTTTTTGATGAGTTGTCAGAAAAAGCTTTTGCGCTTGTAAATGTTGATGATAAAAATGGTTTGGTGATGCTGCAAAATACCAAAGCCAGAAAGTACACCTACGCCTTAAAACAGTATGCCGATTATAAATCTCAAATATTAGAAAATCAGTTTGGAGGCTTATTGCTTAAAGTAAACGATAGTGAAGTTTGGACAAGGCTTATTGGAAATTTTAATGCATATAACGTTTTAGCTATTTATGCTACTGCAGAATTATTAGGGCTTGAAAAAGTAGAAATACTCCGATTAATAAGCGATTTAGAAAGTGTAAGCGGACGTTTTCAATATTTAATTTCAGACGAAAAAATCACTGCAATAGTTGATTATGCACACACACCTGATGCACTTAAAAATGTGTTAGAAACCATAAATAGTATTCGTACTAAAAATGAAGAGTTAATCACTGTTGTTGGCTGTGGTGGAGATAGAGATAAAACCAAGCGCCCAAAAATGGGACATATTGCATCGGCTTTAAGTACTAAAGTAATTTTTACCAGCGATAATCCAAGAAGTGAAGTTCCTGAAACCATTATAGAAGACATAGAGAAAGGTGTAGAGCCTCAAAATTATAAAAAAACAATGTCTATAACAGACAGAAAACAGGCTATAAAAACAGCTTGTCAATTGGCGCAGCCAAACGATATCATTTTAATTGCTGGAAAAGGTCATGAAACCTATCAGGAAATTAAAGGAGAAAGATTTGATTTTGACGATTTTAAAATTGTACAAGAATTTTTAAAACAATTACAAAAGTAATATGCTGTATTATCTATTTGAATATTTAGAAAAACAGTTCCAGTTTCCTGGGGCAACACTTTTTGGGTTTTTAACTTTTAGAGCTGCTCTGGCTATGATTTTGTCGTTGTTAATTTCTACTATTTACGGTAAAAGAATCATTAAGTTTTTAAAGAAAAAACAGCTTGGTGAAACTATTAGAGACTTGGGGTTAGAAGGGCAAGCAGAAAAGGCAGGTACGCCAACAATGGGTGGAATTATTATTATTTTAGCCACTTTAATTCCGGTGGTTTTATTAGCCAAATTAGAAAACATTTATATCATCCTTTTAATAGTAACTACTATTTGGATGGGAACTATTGGTTTTATTGATGATTATATCAAAAAGTTTAAAAATGATAAAGAAGGTTTAAAAGGAAGGTTTAAAATTTTAGGGCAGGTTGGTCTAGGTGTTATAGTGGGAATGACGCTCTTTTTTCATCAGGATGTGACTATGAAAGAAAAGCTTCCTGTTGAGGAGCAACGAGTACTTCTGGCTGAAAACCCAGATATAGAGCCTTCTAAATTGTTTCAAGATGAAGTGAAGTCAACAAAAACAACCATTCCGTTTGTAAAAGGAAACGAGTTTGACTACGCAGATTTAATTACTTGGATTAGTCCTGATTTAAAAAAGTATGCTTGGGTAATTTTTATTCTAGTTGCCATTTTTATAATCACAGCTGTTTCTAATGGTGCTAATTTAACTGATGGTATTGATGGTTTAGCTGCTGGAACTTCAGCAATTATTGTGCTCACTTTAGGGATTTTTGCATGGGTATCTGGTAATATCATTTTTTCAGAATATCTCAATATCATGTACATCCCAAGAGTTGAAGAAATCACAATTTACATTACGGCATTTGTAGGTTCGCTTATTGGGTTTTTATGGTACAATACGTATCCGGCTCAAGTGTTTATGGGAGATACAGGGAGTTTAACCATTGGTGGGATAATAGCAGTAATTGCTATTGCTGTGCGTAAAGAATGGTTAATACCAGTGCTGTGTGGCATCTTTTTAGCCGAAAATTTATCAGTCGTTATGCAGGTAAGTTGGTTTAAATATACCAAGAAGAAATACGGTGAAGGGCGTCGCATTTTTAAAATGTCGCCGTTGCATCATCATTATCAGAAATCAGGATATCACGAAAGTAAAATAGTAACACGTTTTTGGATTATAGGTATTCTGCTTGCAATTCTTTCAATTGTAACATTGAAGATTCGATAGATAATTAAAAAACGAAATGTCTCACTGAGCTTGTCGAAGTGTTTCAATTAGAATGAAAAAAGAAAGGTTAGTCATATTAGGTGGTGGAGAAAGTGGTGTTGGAACAGCGCTTTTAGGAAAGGAAAAAGGATATGACGTTTTTGTTTCCGATAAAGGAAAAATAAAAGAAAAATATAAACAAGTTCTTATACATAATGAGATTGAATGTGAAGATGAAAAACATACAGAATCTAAAATTCTAAATGCAGACGTCGTAATGAAAAGTCCTGGAATTCCAGATAAAGTGGCTTTGGTAAAACAAATTCGTGAAAAAGGAATTAAAGTGGTTTCAGAAATTGAATTTGCTTCAAAATTCACTAATGCAACCATTGTTGGGATTACTGGAAGTAATGGTAAAACAACAACCGCAACGTTAACACATCATATTTTAAAACAAGAGTTAAATGTGGGGTTAGCGGGAAATATTGGCGACAGTTTTGCGAAACAAGTTTTAGTAGAAGACTTTAAAAATTACGTGTTAGAGATTAGTAGTTTTCAGTTGGATGATATTATAGATTTTAAGCCAAAAATTGCA containing:
- a CDS encoding alpha/beta fold hydrolase; protein product: MAHRLKKEGNYSYIEVGEGTPIIVLHGLMGGLSNFSEVSDYFSKKGYKIIIPELPIYSMSLLKTNVKSFSKYLHDFIIFKGYNEVILLGNSLGGHIGLYHTKLFPETVKALIITGSSGLYESAMGGGYTKRSDYEVIKKKAQEVFYDPAVATKEIVDEVYETVNDRHKLIKTLAIAKSAIRHNMAKDLPHMHVPTCIIWGKNDTVTPPEVAEEFNMLLPDSDLFWIDKCGHAAMMEHPEEFNKILDNWLQKREF
- a CDS encoding penicillin-binding protein → MFIFGVAVVFKLLSIQFIQGDKYRALATERVVKDVVIPANRGNVYSVNGNLLATSIPKYDIRIDALTPSLYTFEKYLKPLCDSLSKYSGKSSAKLEKDLRRARANKNRYYLLARNIGYSDYIRLRNFPLLELGAFKGGLIVEQTTKREHPMGGIAQRTIGYERWDEEGNVTRPGIDGAFGVKYLRGVDGKRKKQQIGKGQWKPLSDANEVEPQDGYDVYTTIDVNIQDIAHHALLEQLEKYKADHGCVVVMETKTGEIRAISNLGRNKNGHYYERLNYAVGESHESGSTFKLMALAAAFEDKLVDTSDVVDTEKGIVRYYGKSVRDSKHGGYGKISISEAFEVSSNTGIVKAIDKAYKKQPEKFVDRLYKMNLNQDLNLPIIGEPKPIIPDPRIKNGRWSGIALQWMAYGYGVSFTPLQTLAFYNAVANDGVMVKPRFLREVKEFDRVVEPFKEEVINKQICSKETILKLQQLLKNVVEKEHGTGHRLYSDNFSMAGKTGTCQKDYKDKEKLNYISSFAGYFPADNPKYSCIVVIHEPDKSVGYYGADVSGPVFKKVAQKIFIDTPIVDEVETLDVKIASVENEYEGFYKTAQTYKTIMPNLVGMPAMDAVVLLENMQIDVRVKLEGNGVVKAQSVDKNTELKNNQTVVLTAS
- the mraY gene encoding phospho-N-acetylmuramoyl-pentapeptide-transferase produces the protein MLYYLFEYLEKQFQFPGATLFGFLTFRAALAMILSLLISTIYGKRIIKFLKKKQLGETIRDLGLEGQAEKAGTPTMGGIIIILATLIPVVLLAKLENIYIILLIVTTIWMGTIGFIDDYIKKFKNDKEGLKGRFKILGQVGLGVIVGMTLFFHQDVTMKEKLPVEEQRVLLAENPDIEPSKLFQDEVKSTKTTIPFVKGNEFDYADLITWISPDLKKYAWVIFILVAIFIITAVSNGANLTDGIDGLAAGTSAIIVLTLGIFAWVSGNIIFSEYLNIMYIPRVEEITIYITAFVGSLIGFLWYNTYPAQVFMGDTGSLTIGGIIAVIAIAVRKEWLIPVLCGIFLAENLSVVMQVSWFKYTKKKYGEGRRIFKMSPLHHHYQKSGYHESKIVTRFWIIGILLAILSIVTLKIR
- the rsmH gene encoding 16S rRNA (cytosine(1402)-N(4))-methyltransferase RsmH, which codes for MEYHNPVLLKETVDGLNINPDGVYVDVTFGGGGHSKEILKRLSDRGKLFAFDQDLDALENAIDDSRFTLINENFRHIRRFLRFYGVKEVDGVLADFGVSSHQFDVAERGFSTRFEADLDMRMNQESELSAFHVVNEYSEERLKQVFSEYGELRAAPAMARLILEHREKEPIVTSEQLKGVLKKFLPPRHENKVLAQIYQAIRIEVNQELEALKEFLQQTPEILKKGGRLSVISYHSLEDRLVKRFIRNGMFEGEPERDMFGNFEVPLKKVNGLIVPTAQEIKSNSRARSAKLRIAEKL
- the mraZ gene encoding division/cell wall cluster transcriptional repressor MraZ — encoded protein: MDLITGTYDCKVDAKGRLMMPAAIKKQLSSVLQDGFVLRRSVFQKCLELYPMGEWQILMQKMNKLNKFKKKNNDFIRRFTAGAKMVEVDVNGRLLVPKDLTVFANISKNIVVASAINIIEIWDKDLYEQAIDDAAVDFADLAEEVMGQDDDDHGIS
- a CDS encoding FtsL-like putative cell division protein, translated to MKKSIYNILKGTFLVSDDSFKNWRFILVISGLAIIMIASSHSADKKVYEIARLKNEVKEMRSAFVDGRSKLMKLKMESHVVSVMKEKGLSPSVIPPKKIKVKTQN
- a CDS encoding UDP-N-acetylmuramoyl-L-alanyl-D-glutamate--2,6-diaminopimelate ligase — translated: MIVLKDILYKVTINAVVGSTNIDVIAVHFDSRKIKSGDLFVAIKGLVADGHKFIDTAIKNGAKSIVCEVLPNHLAEGITYVEVDNSSKALAIIASNYYDNPSENLRLVGVTGTNGKTTVASLLYQLFKKAGYKVGLLSTVKIMVDNTEYKATHTTPDSLTINTYLNEMNAAGVEFCFMEVSSHGIHQYRTEGLHFEGGIFTNLSHDHLDYHNSFAEYRDVKKKFFDELSEKAFALVNVDDKNGLVMLQNTKARKYTYALKQYADYKSQILENQFGGLLLKVNDSEVWTRLIGNFNAYNVLAIYATAELLGLEKVEILRLISDLESVSGRFQYLISDEKITAIVDYAHTPDALKNVLETINSIRTKNEELITVVGCGGDRDKTKRPKMGHIASALSTKVIFTSDNPRSEVPETIIEDIEKGVEPQNYKKTMSITDRKQAIKTACQLAQPNDIILIAGKGHETYQEIKGERFDFDDFKIVQEFLKQLQK